In the genome of Shewanella glacialimarina, one region contains:
- a CDS encoding DUF805 domain-containing protein has product MEWYLTVLKKYFVFSGRARRKEYWMFALFNFIVSFVLSLVDMGIGSYNEIMGLGTLSGIYTLLVLIPSIAVAIRRLHDTNHSGWWLLIALIPLLGALFLLVVFCFDSKEDNEYGPNPKTLNDNDSGNSATVEA; this is encoded by the coding sequence ATGGAATGGTATTTAACAGTTTTAAAAAAGTATTTTGTATTTAGTGGCCGTGCGCGCCGTAAAGAATATTGGATGTTTGCTTTATTCAACTTCATCGTTAGCTTTGTGTTATCGCTAGTCGACATGGGAATTGGTAGCTACAATGAAATTATGGGATTAGGTACGCTAAGTGGTATTTATACCCTACTGGTGCTTATACCAAGTATTGCAGTCGCCATTAGACGTTTACATGACACAAATCATTCTGGCTGGTGGCTATTAATCGCATTAATTCCGCTATTGGGTGCATTATTCTTACTCGTTGTTTTCTGTTTCGATAGTAAAGAAGATAATGAATATGGTCCAAACCCAAAAACGTTAAATGATAATGACAGTGGCAATAGTGCCACCGTCGAAGCCTAG
- a CDS encoding LacI family DNA-binding transcriptional regulator gives MASKATSIDIAYRAGVSQSTVSRALRNSPLVNLETRQRIQAIAKELNYKVDKNASNLRTQNSHTLALLICEDPTNDDSLINPFFLSMLGSITRATARQGYDLLVSFQQLSSDWHADYEDSNKADGIILLGYGDYMDYAHKLEKLLEQNTHFVIWGAEHNNKSVLSIGCDNHQGGVIATAHMLQQGRKQIAFLGDSSSRSPEFRDRYLGHCEALKNQNIPLDKQLQFDAISTESSGFDAANALLDKGTQFDAIFAASDLIAIGALRALKKRGVNVPEDVAIIGYDDIPVASFANPPLTTIKQNTQLAGEILVDSVLKLIRGQEVSPMLIPTNLVVRQSCGSTID, from the coding sequence ATGGCATCTAAAGCAACCTCAATTGACATTGCCTATCGCGCTGGGGTATCTCAGTCAACGGTTTCTCGCGCGTTAAGAAATAGTCCTTTAGTTAATTTAGAAACCCGGCAACGCATACAAGCGATAGCTAAAGAATTAAATTATAAAGTGGATAAAAACGCCAGTAATCTTCGTACTCAAAATAGTCATACATTGGCGCTACTGATTTGTGAAGATCCCACTAATGATGATTCATTGATTAATCCGTTCTTTCTTTCTATGTTGGGTTCCATTACCCGGGCTACCGCCCGTCAGGGGTATGACTTACTGGTGTCATTTCAACAGCTTTCTAGTGACTGGCATGCGGACTATGAAGACAGTAATAAGGCCGATGGTATTATCTTGCTTGGTTATGGCGATTATATGGATTACGCCCACAAGCTAGAAAAACTGCTAGAGCAAAATACTCACTTTGTAATATGGGGCGCTGAACATAATAATAAATCTGTACTATCAATCGGGTGTGATAATCACCAAGGTGGGGTTATAGCCACAGCGCATATGCTGCAACAAGGTCGAAAACAAATTGCATTCTTAGGGGATTCCTCAAGCCGTAGCCCAGAATTTAGAGACCGTTACTTAGGCCACTGTGAAGCCCTAAAAAACCAAAATATTCCCCTTGATAAGCAATTACAATTTGATGCTATTAGCACTGAAAGCTCAGGCTTTGATGCTGCCAATGCCTTGCTGGACAAAGGGACTCAATTTGATGCTATTTTTGCAGCCAGTGATTTAATTGCAATTGGTGCTCTTAGGGCGTTAAAAAAACGCGGTGTTAACGTACCCGAAGATGTCGCTATTATTGGTTATGATGATATACCTGTGGCTAGTTTTGCCAATCCGCCACTAACCACCATTAAGCAAAACACCCAATTGGCGGGGGAGATTTTAGTGGACAGTGTACTCAAACTGATCCGCGGGCAAGAAGTGTCACCTATGTTAATTCCTACCAATCTAGTGGTGCGTCAATCTTGTGGTTCAACAATAGATTAA
- a CDS encoding glycoside hydrolase family 15 protein, producing the protein MSKIDSLIKQSAIASAISLALLSLSACSDSTTAPIDEPIASTVTHIAPGAPGADPVWAFSGKTGIGTSYEPYSNGQYVDSEANPVSKVWFSVAQGILTETMYGMIHNAQLKELQFVIVGNGFVDTEKENTNSTIEYLHTDDQGRPLSLAYKIVNTDKDDKYKIEKHIFTDPTRDSLMMKVVFTAFEDGITPYLYANPHIDNSGANDIASIENDALVAYTSADNSSVLTIKSDIDYVKASVGFVGTSDGLVDLADNSQLDKLYQSTSKDKSTVGNVALTAQYPTLNSNSYTVNFAIGFGHNKESSLNNANTTLETGYDAVLSAYLGDDKHIGWKDYLASLTPLNNMSTNTADSGKLLYTSALVLKAQEDKTHAGALIASLSNPWGDTVSAKVGSTGYKAVWPRDFYQCAMAFLAMGDTQTPKVAFEYLKKVQVTAQTPGYEGTPGWFLQKTHVDGEIEWVGVQLDQTAMPIMLGWKLWQAGVLTDAETVKWYHDMLKPAADFLITGGKVKLDWNETEITPPSTQQERWEEQAGYSPSTTAAVIAGLVAASELAVLAKDEKSAQYLSAARKLAAELETTMVANTGDFAINQHAEVAPYYVRISPNGTPNTADKLLDNNGKTGVDQRTILDGGFLELVRYGVKNAHDPIIKNSVFLIDNTKLDDNLRVKYEFTAKDGSTVPGYRRYGNDGYGEDIVTGLSYAEKGNTEQQRGRVWPFFTGERGHYELALAKASGTLNPNTKSQLIQTYVQGMETFANEGLMLPEQAWDGVGNATRYKYKMGQGTNSATPLAWTHAEYVKLVRSITDENVWDHYPIVTEQLSQ; encoded by the coding sequence ATGTCAAAAATTGATTCACTTATCAAACAGTCAGCAATCGCCAGCGCAATTAGCCTTGCGCTACTTAGTTTAAGCGCCTGTTCAGATAGCACAACGGCACCAATAGATGAGCCTATCGCTAGCACAGTGACTCATATTGCACCTGGCGCTCCGGGTGCGGATCCTGTGTGGGCATTTTCAGGAAAAACCGGTATTGGCACTTCCTATGAGCCTTATTCCAATGGCCAGTATGTTGACAGCGAAGCTAACCCTGTCAGTAAAGTGTGGTTCTCAGTCGCCCAGGGTATTTTAACTGAAACCATGTACGGCATGATCCACAATGCACAGTTAAAAGAATTGCAATTTGTGATTGTCGGTAATGGTTTTGTTGATACTGAAAAAGAGAATACCAACAGTACTATTGAATATCTGCATACCGACGACCAAGGTCGACCATTATCTTTGGCCTATAAAATTGTTAACACGGATAAAGACGATAAATACAAGATTGAAAAACATATTTTCACCGATCCAACCCGCGACAGCTTAATGATGAAGGTGGTTTTTACCGCATTTGAAGATGGTATCACGCCTTATCTTTATGCTAACCCACATATAGACAATAGCGGCGCAAATGATATTGCCAGTATTGAAAATGATGCCTTGGTGGCTTATACCAGTGCTGATAATTCATCGGTATTAACCATTAAATCCGATATTGATTACGTCAAAGCCAGCGTGGGTTTTGTTGGCACCTCAGACGGTTTAGTCGACCTAGCCGATAATAGCCAGCTTGATAAGCTGTATCAAAGTACCAGTAAAGACAAGTCAACCGTAGGAAATGTCGCATTAACGGCGCAATACCCTACCCTTAATAGCAACAGCTATACGGTCAACTTTGCTATAGGTTTTGGTCACAATAAAGAATCTAGCCTAAACAATGCTAACACCACCCTTGAAACCGGTTATGACGCTGTATTAAGCGCCTATCTTGGTGATGATAAACATATTGGCTGGAAAGACTATTTAGCCTCGCTAACACCCCTTAATAATATGTCGACTAACACTGCTGATAGTGGCAAGTTACTTTACACCAGTGCATTAGTGCTAAAAGCGCAGGAAGATAAAACCCATGCGGGTGCCTTAATTGCCTCACTGTCTAACCCTTGGGGTGATACCGTTTCAGCTAAAGTCGGCAGCACGGGTTATAAAGCGGTATGGCCGCGTGATTTCTATCAATGTGCAATGGCATTCTTAGCCATGGGCGATACGCAAACGCCTAAAGTCGCATTTGAGTATTTGAAAAAAGTCCAAGTAACCGCTCAAACACCTGGTTATGAGGGAACGCCCGGCTGGTTTTTACAAAAAACCCATGTTGATGGCGAAATTGAATGGGTAGGTGTACAGCTAGATCAAACCGCCATGCCTATTATGTTAGGTTGGAAACTGTGGCAAGCGGGTGTATTAACCGATGCAGAAACGGTGAAGTGGTATCATGACATGCTTAAACCTGCAGCGGATTTTCTAATCACAGGTGGCAAAGTTAAATTAGATTGGAATGAGACTGAAATTACCCCGCCAAGCACTCAACAAGAGCGCTGGGAAGAACAAGCAGGATACTCTCCGTCGACCACTGCTGCAGTAATTGCAGGCTTAGTTGCGGCAAGCGAGTTAGCCGTGCTAGCTAAAGATGAAAAAAGCGCTCAATACTTAAGTGCAGCGCGCAAGTTAGCTGCTGAATTAGAAACCACTATGGTGGCAAATACAGGTGATTTTGCTATAAACCAGCACGCTGAAGTTGCCCCTTACTATGTCCGCATTAGCCCTAATGGCACCCCTAACACTGCAGACAAACTGCTTGATAACAACGGTAAAACAGGCGTTGATCAACGTACCATTTTAGACGGTGGATTTTTAGAACTTGTGCGTTATGGAGTTAAAAACGCTCATGACCCAATAATTAAGAACAGCGTGTTTCTGATTGATAACACCAAATTAGACGATAACCTGAGGGTAAAATATGAATTTACCGCCAAAGATGGCAGCACTGTGCCAGGTTATCGCCGCTATGGTAACGATGGCTATGGTGAAGATATTGTCACCGGATTAAGTTATGCCGAAAAGGGCAATACTGAACAGCAACGTGGACGAGTCTGGCCATTCTTTACCGGTGAGCGCGGCCACTATGAATTAGCACTGGCTAAAGCATCTGGCACGCTTAACCCAAACACTAAATCGCAACTTATCCAAACTTATGTGCAGGGGATGGAAACGTTTGCTAATGAAGGGTTAATGCTGCCAGAACAAGCTTGGGATGGTGTGGGCAATGCCACTCGCTATAAATACAAAATGGGCCAAGGCACAAACTCAGCCACCCCACTTGCGTGGACACATGCTGAATACGTTAAATTGGTTCGTTCAATAACAGATGAAAATGTATGGGATCACTATCCTATAGTCACTGAACAGTTAAGCCAATAA
- a CDS encoding transporter codes for MQTPSYRQLFRLQAFGFAVLTSVSSFQSMAQDLEPRSYTNIPIDMHFLVAGYGRSQGGLSPAPEVPIEKSQIEINAGIIGYATTFDLGGSSSKFDVVASRVCMAGSAVFQGEYVEAERCGYADPVLKLTWNFYGAPALTRQEFGQYQEGLVMGVSLQVTAPIGEYDPSKLVNIGANQWVFRPGFGVSFRQGNWYYGANTTVRLYSDNDEFYNGVNLDKAPQYSLQGHVIYSLAKGQWLSLSGNYFMGGETSKNGIQANDDQDNSRFGLTYSIALNQQHSLKFYANTGVITRIGNDFDSFGVLWQYAL; via the coding sequence ATGCAAACGCCATCATATCGCCAGTTATTTAGACTACAAGCTTTCGGTTTTGCTGTACTCACAAGTGTCAGCAGTTTTCAAAGCATGGCTCAAGATTTAGAACCCCGTAGTTACACCAACATACCTATTGATATGCACTTTTTAGTAGCTGGCTATGGTCGCTCACAGGGCGGCTTATCACCTGCGCCAGAAGTGCCTATCGAAAAATCACAAATTGAAATTAATGCTGGCATTATCGGTTATGCCACTACATTTGATTTAGGTGGCAGTTCATCTAAGTTTGATGTGGTTGCCAGTCGTGTCTGTATGGCCGGTTCTGCGGTATTTCAAGGTGAGTATGTTGAAGCTGAACGCTGTGGTTATGCTGACCCCGTCCTTAAATTAACCTGGAATTTTTATGGCGCGCCAGCGTTAACTCGACAAGAGTTTGGTCAATACCAAGAAGGGCTAGTTATGGGAGTGAGTCTGCAAGTGACTGCACCTATTGGTGAATATGATCCCAGTAAATTAGTCAATATTGGGGCAAATCAATGGGTGTTTAGACCTGGTTTTGGTGTGTCTTTTCGGCAGGGAAACTGGTATTACGGTGCTAATACCACAGTGCGTTTATACAGTGACAACGATGAGTTTTATAATGGTGTAAATTTAGACAAAGCACCGCAATATTCTCTGCAAGGGCATGTAATCTACAGTTTAGCCAAAGGGCAGTGGTTGTCGCTGAGCGGCAATTATTTTATGGGTGGTGAAACCAGTAAAAATGGCATTCAGGCCAATGACGATCAAGATAACTCACGCTTTGGGCTAACTTATTCAATAGCACTAAATCAGCAGCATAGCTTAAAATTTTATGCCAATACCGGTGTTATCACCCGTATTGGTAATGATTTTGACTCATTTGGCGTACTCTGGCAGTACGCATTATAA
- a CDS encoding DUF808 domain-containing protein, whose amino-acid sequence MAGASLLTLLDDIATILDDVAAMSKVAARKTAGVLGDDLALNAQQVSGVASERELPVVWAVALGSFRNKLILVPAALVISAFIPWAIMPLLMFGGLFLCYEGFEKLHHSYQHKPSRDKPSQKSDAVEVERKLSRDVADLQTYEKEKIKGAIRTDFVLSAEIIAISLGVVAESDLMSQFLTLSVIAVVMTVGVYGLVAGIVKIDDLGFYLNKRQGEGFFNCVGRYIGLKLIIAAPYLMKILTVVGTIAMFMVGGGILTHGIHVVGAYIEHAAVLVEQLEYVGSLLKMLTPSILNALFGIVAGAIALAIMSLIQKVRA is encoded by the coding sequence ATGGCCGGTGCAAGCTTACTGACATTACTAGATGATATTGCAACCATTTTAGATGACGTTGCTGCGATGAGTAAAGTCGCAGCACGTAAAACCGCAGGCGTGCTGGGCGACGATTTAGCATTAAACGCTCAGCAAGTGTCTGGGGTCGCGTCAGAACGTGAATTACCTGTCGTTTGGGCGGTAGCGTTAGGCTCTTTTCGCAACAAGTTAATATTAGTGCCGGCGGCGCTAGTAATTAGTGCCTTTATTCCTTGGGCTATTATGCCATTATTAATGTTTGGTGGATTATTCTTATGCTACGAAGGCTTTGAAAAATTACATCATTCTTATCAGCATAAGCCTTCACGGGATAAACCTTCTCAAAAATCGGATGCTGTCGAAGTTGAACGGAAATTGTCCAGAGATGTTGCTGACTTACAAACCTATGAAAAAGAAAAGATAAAAGGGGCAATTCGCACCGACTTTGTTCTTTCTGCAGAGATTATTGCTATTAGTTTAGGTGTGGTCGCTGAGTCTGATTTAATGAGTCAGTTTTTAACCTTATCGGTTATCGCGGTAGTGATGACAGTCGGCGTGTATGGTTTAGTCGCGGGTATTGTTAAAATTGACGACCTTGGTTTCTATTTGAATAAACGCCAAGGTGAAGGTTTTTTTAATTGCGTAGGGCGATACATTGGGCTTAAATTAATTATCGCCGCGCCATATTTAATGAAAATATTAACCGTGGTGGGCACAATTGCAATGTTTATGGTGGGCGGTGGTATTTTAACCCACGGTATTCATGTGGTTGGAGCCTATATTGAACATGCTGCTGTTTTGGTTGAGCAATTAGAATATGTTGGTAGCCTATTGAAAATGCTCACGCCAAGTATTCTAAATGCCTTGTTTGGTATTGTTGCAGGCGCGATAGCGTTAGCGATAATGAGTTTAATACAGAAGGTAAGGGCATAA
- a CDS encoding MFS transporter, whose translation MSANNHAPQELNKQVQPQLNFWQIFNMCFGFLGIQFGFALQNANVSRIFQTLGAEIDDIPILWIAAPLTGLIVQPIIGYLSDNTWNFLGRRRPYFLFGAIFTTLSLFIMPHSPALWVAAGMLWIMDASINIAMEPFRAFVGDNLPQKQRTQGYAMQSFFIGVGAVIASALPYILTNYFDVANTAPAGEIADSVRYAFYFGGAVLFLAVGWTIVSSKEYSPEELARFHQQETDQQQPLVENQRSVSQYRNGAMIWMAIGALFTAIIIAQNLDKQLYILSLGIFAFGPLQLICSIKLANKNQQARSSLGLVFNVVDDLFHMPKAMRQLAVVQFFAWFALFAMWIYTTAAVTSYHYGSTDVVTQAYNDGADWVGMLFASYNGFAAIAAIIIPFLAKAVGIKFTHTINMFLGGIGLISFYFIKDPTQLWIPMIGVGFAWASILSVPYAMLSGVIPPKKMGVYMGIFNFFIVIPQLLAASILGLLLKVFFDGQPIYAVVLGGVFMMISGIAVLFVDQNKHTQ comes from the coding sequence TTCAGCCTCAGCTCAATTTTTGGCAAATATTTAACATGTGTTTTGGCTTTCTTGGCATTCAATTTGGCTTTGCCCTGCAAAATGCTAATGTCAGCCGAATATTTCAAACCTTAGGCGCTGAGATAGACGACATTCCTATTTTATGGATTGCTGCGCCGCTCACCGGATTAATCGTTCAACCCATTATTGGTTACTTAAGTGATAATACCTGGAACTTTTTAGGTCGCCGTCGTCCTTATTTCTTATTCGGTGCCATTTTTACCACACTGTCATTATTCATCATGCCGCACTCACCTGCTTTATGGGTCGCGGCTGGGATGTTATGGATTATGGATGCTTCAATTAACATCGCCATGGAACCATTTCGGGCTTTTGTGGGCGATAATTTACCGCAAAAGCAACGCACCCAGGGCTATGCAATGCAAAGCTTTTTTATTGGTGTCGGCGCGGTAATCGCATCAGCATTACCCTATATTTTGACTAATTATTTTGATGTCGCCAATACCGCACCTGCCGGTGAAATAGCCGACTCAGTTCGCTATGCCTTCTACTTCGGTGGTGCGGTATTATTTCTTGCTGTCGGTTGGACCATAGTTTCCAGTAAAGAATACTCGCCTGAAGAATTAGCACGTTTTCATCAGCAAGAAACAGATCAACAGCAACCGCTAGTGGAAAACCAGCGCAGCGTCAGCCAGTACCGAAATGGCGCAATGATTTGGATGGCGATTGGGGCGTTATTTACTGCCATCATTATTGCTCAAAATCTCGATAAGCAGCTTTATATCTTAAGCTTAGGCATTTTTGCTTTTGGTCCTTTGCAGCTAATTTGTTCAATAAAACTGGCAAACAAAAACCAACAAGCACGCAGCTCTCTGGGATTAGTGTTTAACGTGGTTGACGACTTATTCCACATGCCAAAAGCGATGCGACAACTGGCTGTAGTACAGTTTTTTGCCTGGTTTGCCCTATTCGCCATGTGGATTTATACCACAGCCGCGGTCACCTCATATCATTATGGTTCTACTGACGTGGTTACCCAAGCCTATAATGACGGCGCTGATTGGGTCGGCATGTTATTCGCTTCATACAATGGCTTTGCTGCCATTGCGGCAATCATTATTCCTTTTTTAGCCAAAGCTGTCGGCATTAAGTTTACTCACACTATCAATATGTTTTTAGGCGGCATTGGCTTAATCAGTTTTTACTTTATTAAAGACCCGACTCAATTGTGGATCCCGATGATAGGTGTAGGTTTCGCCTGGGCTTCTATTTTATCTGTGCCGTACGCCATGTTATCGGGGGTTATTCCACCGAAAAAAATGGGTGTATATATGGGCATTTTTAACTTTTTCATCGTGATCCCCCAACTGTTAGCAGCCAGTATTTTAGGATTATTACTGAAAGTATTCTTTGATGGTCAGCCAATATATGCCGTGGTATTAGGCGGGGTGTTTATGATGATTTCAGGCATAGCCGTGCTATTTGTTGATCAAAACAAACACACTCAATAA